CAAAAAACACTTCAGTAGGCTGATGGCCTAATAACTCTTTTAATTTTGCACGGGATTCGGTTTTCTTTACGTTCGGGTCTTTTAAGGTTTCAACAAGATTATTGAAATTTATTATCAGTTTATTCAAAACCTCAGCGTGGTACCCCGCATGTCTTCTTACTCCAGTTGCATCGTGCATGACAATGGCAGATACGACTATACAAATTGCAAAATCATCGGAAAAAACTCCGGAGGTCAATCCGATTGCAGTTGTTAAGGAAATAATGGTTGCCGTATGTGAGCTGGGCATTCCTCCTGTGCTAAACATAAGATTCCATTTTAATTCCCTTGTTGTTAAAAAGTGAATGGGTATTTTGACAAACTGAGCTATCAGCATAGCTAAAAGAGCAGCCAAAATGGGAAAGGATAAGAACATTAATTCCCTCCTAGTTCAAGACCTGTTATTTTAATTTTAATCTTAATAAGCAAAGCATTCCAGCAGAATGATGCTACTCATCTGTTATCTTATGTAAAATGGCCTAGCGGCATACCATTTTAAGTGGCAGTCCCGTCATTTGCAAGCTAGGATTCAAACATACTTATGGAAAATGAAACCATTTTGTCCTTTTTTCGTATATAAGATATAAAAAGAGAAAAGGTGAGGAGCTGCAAATGCAAAAGCGAACCTTAAAGGAAAGTTTAAGTATTTATCAGGATATCTATTCACAATTGTATTCGGTTTTAAAGTGGAAAGCTGATAAACGCTTTCTCATGTTAATCGCAGCGATGTACGCCACAAATTCCAAGGACTTCAGTTTAAAGGCTTACTTGGATATTGCCGATTATATAAAGGAAAATGCAGGATTCTTTTCTTCATTAAAATCTGCCCAGCGTTTTACGACAGCGGCAACTCTTGATACATCGACTTCAGATGCAAAAGAGGGATTTCATCGTTTTATGATGATTTATGAAAAGTTGATAGAGAAAGGCTTTGGACGCAGTGTTTATACATATATTTCTGCTGGATCACTAATAAATGTGAGTTCAGAGCAAATCAATTATATGGTACAAAGGACTTTTGATATTTATAGGCAGATGAGAAAGAATCATTTTTTCCTTACGGGCTCTGATGATTATCCTTTGGCAGCCATCCTGGCACAGCAAGAATCAGATCCAGAACAAATAATCATTAGGGTTGAGGAGCACTACAAGGCCCTTCAACAAAAAGGTTTTTCTATAGGGAATAATTTGCAATTCTTAAGTCACATTTTGGCTTTGGATCGTTTCAACAATCCAGAGGAGAAAGCGGAAAAATGTCTTCAGATAAGAAATCTCCTGAAAGAAGCAAAGCTTAAAGCGAATAGTAGTTATTATCCTTACATAGGGATGCTCAGCTTTTTAAAAGATATAGAAAGAAACATCGAATCCCTTCGTGTGATCAATGATGATTTGAATGCAGACAAGAACTTTAAATGGAATAAAGATGTCAATTTTATGATAAGTGTTGTTTTACTCATGAATCCATTAAATTCTATGAATGAAGCAGCAAAAACAGGTTTGAATACCTCAATTGAAGCGCTAATTCAAGCGCAGCAAGCAGCAATGACCGCAAGTATGGCCGCAGCTGCAGCCAGCAATTCTTCAAGTACTTCTTAATCTACGGGGTCTGTTGAACATGGTCAGGGTTTTCAGACTAAGAAGTGATCTTCCGCAGGTGGTTCGGTTCGATTAGGATCTTCGGCTTATTGGTGCTATGTACGGATAAGACTTAGAGTAGAGTATAAAAAATGGCATGAAACGTCATGCCATTTTCATTTACACAGATTGTTTTCGATATTGGTGCTTAAATTGATAAATCATTTGCTCAGAAATCGCCGTGTATCCAGCCGAGTTAGGGTGTACTCCATCTGGTGAGAGATTTTGCCGCTTTTCTCCATTAATCACTTTCGTTGTTTCAACCACAATGGATAATGGGAATTGATCTGCAACCTCATAAATTTTTAAATTCCATTTTGGCAACAGCTGGTCTGCCAATTGGTATACGTGGTTGTCAGGGGAAAGTGGATTATATAATTCTAGAAAGACAATGGTAGCGTTTGGGTTTAGTTCTTTAATTCTGGAGGTAATGTAAGACAAATTTTTTGAAAACGTGGATTGTAATTGATTAAAGGTTTGGAATACGTTTTGAAAACTTTGCCTCTTAGCCATCCGGAGAACATCATTTCCGCCAACATTAATTGTGACAATATCGGCTTTCTTTATTTCAGCGTCAAATCGGCCCGATTGCACTAGTGCCTTTAATTCACTGCTTGTAATACCATTAATTCCTTCATTTTGGAATTGAATTTTTTTGTGAATTTGCTCGGCTAGTTTGTTAGAAAACTGCGAAACAAGATTATCATGCTGGCTGGCACCCACGCCGTGGATAACCGAATCGCCAATTGCCAAATGAATGATTTTCTTCTTTTTAGCATTCCGAAAATAATTGAGATATGAAACGTTTGAAGCATCATGACTGACTTCAGCTGCATGTTTCTTCATTTGTTCCATTTCAAATTTGGGATAATACAACCATAAGGAAATGCCAAGGCCAATAATTAGCAAACAGATAAATAAATTTCTTATAAACTTCATAAATGCCACTCCTTGATTCTCCTTATTATATCAAGGAAAATAGGAGAAATGTGTAGGGGGTGTTTACCAATTGTGATGAAACCGCAGTGGGACCATCGCAAAAAATGATCGAGATGTTGATTTGATCCGTCTTTTTTACCCTTTGTATTTTATAACATTTCTGAAATATTATTCACCCATCATGTGAAATAATTAAAGGGTTTTCCGAGTCCATGTTGAATTTTAAAAATGGAAAATAGGTGGAGGTAAAATATATGAGTATTTTGCTTGAAAAGGTTTTTGTAGGCCTGCCAAAAAGAGTGGGAGAAAAAGATGCAGACCATCCGATGGATCGTGAATGGACTAGTGCCATTTTCAAAGAGCCTATCCAAGGGCCTGTCTGGGTAAGTAAAACAGGTCTTAATGGGGACGGGGTCGAGGATACGGAGCATCATGGGGGTCCTGAAAAAGCCGTTTTTGCATATTCGATCGGCCATTATACATATTGGCATAAGGAACATGGCTTTTCACAAATTACACAAGGCGGTATGGGTGAGAATTTCCTTATGGAGCAGATTTGGGAGGATACGGTCGCTATTGGGGATACCTATCAAATAGGTGATGCGATTGTTCAAGTTTCACAGCCAAGGCAGCCATGTTGGAAGCCTGCCCGTCGCTTTAAAATTAAAACGCTAGCGATTTTATTGCAAAATACAGGCAGAACCGGCTGGTATTTTCGAGTGTTAAAGGAAGGGTTCGTGGAAGAAGGCCAGACATTTTCGTTAATTGACAGACCTTACCCTCAATGGACGATTCTAAAATGTAATGAGGTGCTGCATGGAGGTAAGCAGGATTTCGCCGCAATGCGTGAACTCGCTGACTGCGTTTTACTAGCACCTGGATTAAAGGAAACGCTTGAAAAAAGACTGGCGAAACGAGAAATCCCTGATATCAGCAATCGGGTGTTTGGACCGAATGAATAAAGGAAAGGAGTTCTCCGTTAGTGAGAGCTCCTTTTGTTTTTCTGGCTTTTAGAAAACTGCTGCGATACTGTTGATGATCCGAAAATATTAAAAAATGGCGTTTTAAAACTGACGGTATGGCTCAATAGTGTTATCCGTCACTTCAAATGAACAGGATGGAAAAGATAGGATAGCGATTAGCCCAAAATATAATGTATAAAGAACTCTTGATGAAAAATGAATAAAAGCATTTATGAATTTTAAGCTAATAGAGCCATATTGCTGGAAATAAGGAAAGCACAGGAATTCCTGTGCTTTTTTCATGTCATATTTAGAAATGGATCTCGCTTACATTTGTATACGGCTGGTTGTTTGTAATGGATTTTTTGAAAATAACAGGATAAAACCGAATATGGCTTTTAAGATCACATCGATATAGGCGATAACGTAAAACGGTATACTTGAGTTTAGTATGCCGATTAATGCATTTATTGAGGCCAACATCCCCAGAGCTATCATTGATTTTCCATGTACAACCGCAAATGGAAAGAAATGCAGCCCTATAGCCAAGAAAGCTCCAAGCCAAATCATTCGATAATTATGTACGCCAAAATAGGGTCCGCCGATTAAGACTAATAGTACAAACATAAAAATGATCGAAAAGATGGACATTTTCTTTTGAAACTTTGACGGAGAGCCATATGAAAATTTCCGTATCAAAGCTTTATTGCCAACTGTTATAAATAATCCTGCGAAATAACCAACATAAAAGATGCCCTGATGAATTTTTTGTTCACCGCCAAAAATGGTACTTAATAAAATGACGAGAGACACCCAAATTAACCAGATTCCACAAGTCCGTTTATTTAAAAATAGCAATTTTGCGTTCTTTTCATACCCTAATTTCGTCAGGAAATTGCTCAAACTAAATCACCAAGCCTTTTACAGTATATCCCAATCATACGGTATAAAGGAGAAGAAATAAATACAATATTTTGGTTATTTTGAAATAAATAAATTTCCCTAGAGAACTAAAAAAGGAAGATGCCAACCATTAAAGGCGGTCATCTTCCCATGCTCTATCTTCGTCCTTTATAATGTTAGGTGTATCATTTTTCCCACTTTTTAATGTTTTCTCTGCTTGGCTTTGATTGCGAGTTTGTTGCATCAGATCCATTTGTTTGTCCTTATTAACCTCTTTCAATGCTTTGCCCTCCTAAGATTTCTCTGAAAAGGAAAAACCCTCATAATTAGGAATCAATACCATTTTTCATCTGTTACCGCAAAAAAGGGGCTATTGTGAGCGAAAATTTTATTATTAGTCTTTCCATAACTCATTGAAAAACCCTAGCGCATATTTTACGCCTTCCTGTATATCATTTGTTTCATATGCAGCAAGATCTTCGAAGCTGAGTTTCAGCCGTACCCCCTCCAACTCATATCCGCTGTCCAAGTCAATATTCAAAAGTACTTCATAGCCCTCAGCATTCACGTTTGTTTCAATAATATTAAAGGTTTGGATCGCTGTTCCAGTTTCATACTCAATTGGCTCCAACATATCGGACATCCTAACACCACCATGTTTTTTCTCCAGCAAAAAATCCAGCCTTAAACAGTGCAGTTTAAAATGTTTTGCTGCTGTTTAAAGCCGTTAGCCTGTCCCATAGTGTAACCTTACCGGAATTGAATATTCATGGGATAAGTGCGAAAAAACATGAAATCCCTTACAAAATAAAAGAAAAATGTAATGGAATGTGATTTTAACTTGCCATTGTAATTTCTGATAAATGAACCAATTCAACTTTATGCAGTTTATCTTCTGCTCTTATTTCACAGTAGCCTGAAGAGTACATATAGATGATGACATATTTCTTACCATTATAAAACACATGCGCATTTTTCTTCACAAAGACCACCCCTAAAATAATATTTTCTTTATTATATATGCTAGAGAAAAATATTCTATGCGAAATTTTTACAATTTTTTTAATTTAACCCTATTACTTAAGACTTATTTTATCCTACCCTTCGACAGGACTAATAACATATCCGACAATCCTCTTACCAAAAAATAATAAAAAATGTCCACCCCAAACGGACAAAAATGCATTTTTGTCCACGAACGGTGCCTGACACCAAAATGACACCATTTTTTTACTTTTTTCATATTGTATGAGTAGGGCAGGGGGAAAAGGAGACCGTGGGTGGGTGCCACGGTCAGTTGATATTTGTTTGTGTGGGTGTAATCCATCTTAGCGAGTTGAGCTTGGTGGGTTATTTTTTTGTGTTTTTTGTTTTTTTTCGTTCACCTCTTATATGGGGTGGGTGTGTTGCAAGTGTGCCGGTGTGGATGGGTAATTTTTATGGAAGGTGGATGGTTTTGATATGGGTGATATTTCGGTGAATGGGTTCTCTTTCGGCTGTGATTAAGACAATCATATTGTTTTGCACCTTTTGCAGCAGACCTATTTTTTCACTTTTATCTCCGCCGTCGATCACGATTAATTGTCCCGTGATTTTTTGGCACTGTTCAGTAAAGCTTCTTGCCAGAGGTATTGAAATGGGATGGGCTGACAGTTTCTCAGTACTTAGGGAATAAGGAGTTGCATCCTCCGGATAGGGCGCCAGCCATTTCACATGTTCCATTGAAATAAACAAGGTTTTATAGATCGGGGAGTAAAAGACGAAATAATCGTTCATAATACTTGTCAAATAGCCGTGAATGGTTTGATTGCCGGTCACATAAACTTCGAGGAACCGGCCCTTGGCGTTTGTTAAAATGTTGCGGAATGAAATTGCATGGGAATCGTTTTCGAGTGGTTTTTCCACTGGCGGTTCGTAAAATTCGTCCTCTTCAAATTGAACCTCCCTTAACTTCTGGATATGAATGAGAGGCAAATAAAGAAAGGATCTAATTTTACCTGCATATAGTACAAGAATATCTAATCCGGAATCAATTAATATCCCTCGATAAATGTTCCCTCCTGAAAGCTCAATCTCAATATTTTTACCAATTAAATCAACAAATGGACTCATTCTTGCTCTCCTTTTTCCGTTTTCGATCCTTAGTGCAGTACTCCTCCAAAGAGCCATGTAACCCAATGCGACAAAATGACTAATGTGAATAATACGGTTGGAGGTATGACAATAATGGTGATTTTCAAATATTCAAACCAAGTAATTCGAACTTTTCCCTTTCTAATAATATGCATCCACATTAATGTTGCCAGTGTTCCCATTGGCAGAAGTAATGAGCCCATATCACTTCCAATTACGTTTGCTAGGTAAGCTACTTTCAAAGTAACCGGATCCAGACCCATATGGGTCAATGTCAATGTTCCGACCATTAGGGCCGGATGGTTATTGAATATATTAGAAAGGACTGATAAGAGAACGCCCATCATAATGCTGGCATGATGGAGGCTGCCCGAAACAAGTGGACGCATAAAACCAATGAGCCAATCAGTTAATCCAATGTTATTCAAGCCGTAAATAATGACATACATACTGAATGCAAACACAAGAATATACCAAGGTGTTTTCTTTAGCATGTCGGTAGGGGGAATTTTTAAATACCACCATCTCCAGGCTAAAAGTACCAAAGAACCGATTACAGCCATCAAAGAGACTGGAATGGCAAGAAATGAAGCGACAAAAAGACTGATACGGACTGCAAAAACAAACAACAATACATTACGCATAAAACGGGATCGTTGATGATCAGAAACGTATAATGGTTCTTTCTTAAGTGGATGGTAGGTTGGGAGAGTTAAGCCGGATACGTTTGCAGGAACTGTTTTCGGAAGAACCTTGTAAAATCTTAAGAACAAGAGTCCTACCAGGAACAATAGTCCGAGAGTTGCCGGTACAAACATCATAGCAGTGTGCATGTACAGGCTCATGTGAACGATTTTTAAGGCAATGAGATTAACGATATTACTAACGCCAATCGGAGCACTTGAAGCTGTGGCAATTAGGCCCCCAGACAAAAGATAGGGGATTTTTTGATGATTTTTTAATCCCATATTGTTTAGAAGCATGACAAGTATCGGAGTGGTTATGAGTATACTTCCGTCATTATTAAAAAAAAGCGTCATTAAAAAGCACAAAAGATTAACGTACCAGAATAGACGTATTCCAGATCCTTTTGCTTTGGCTGCGAGCTTCTCGGCCGCCCAGTGGAAAAAGCCGAAACTTTCCAAAACAATAGCCATCACAATGGTCGCTATAATGGTAATCGCAGCTCCACTAATAGTTTCTGTAATGACTCCGAGATCTTTAAGGGAGACACTGCCGCTGAGTAAAACAAATATGGCTCCGACTGTTGCTGGAATTGCCTCATTTATACCCCGAGGCCGCCATAGAATCAGGATGAGTGTCACCACAAATGATAAAATGGTGACCCATACCATAGGTTGAAAAAACATATTTTGCTCCTTTCTTTCTTGCTAGTGTTTCATGGTGCCATGAGATGACATGTCCTCCTCTGCATCATTCAGTAATTCCGCTCCTATCCCTCCCTTCCATCTATCCCTCTTGTCAGGTTGTACTATATCTATATGTACGGATGAATAGACGAGCTCTAGGTTTGTACCCTTTTTTCCAATAATTCCACAAGAATCTATCAACAGATATCTACTTTTTTAAAGCAAGACTGCCGCTGGAACTCTTTAAATTGGCGGGCAAGCCGATCTGGCAAATTTATATATCGAAAGGGGAGGGGGCTGGTAGAGTTCATTGGTTCCATTGAGGAGTTAATTCCAAGGGAAAATTTCCACTTAATTACAATTTCTCCTTGAAATTAATAATTAAATCAAGTAAGATATAACTACCAATAACGGAAGGGTGACCTTAAAGCCAATGATTTACTAATCCTATTTTAGAAACAATTCGTATAAAACGAACAAATTTCTGGATAGGATTGGTATGGGCTTTTTTATATAGAGGACAATGTTACTGTTGTACTGTCCTTTTATGTGCCTTAATACCTCCTGTCCAGCTGCCGGATAAGGAGGTTATTTTATGGAAAAAACAAATTCGGAAATGACGATGGGGGCGTTGCTCCGTAATCGGGTGGTTCAAACGATTTTGCTTTCTACATTATTCCTGCAAATCGGGATCTGGGTGAGGAATTACTCAATTTTGCTATTTGTAGTAGAAAAAACAAAGGAAAATCCGGTTGCCGTTTCACTTATTTCGGTAGCTGAGTTTGCGCCAATTTTTCTTTTTTCCTTTATTGGCGGAACATTTGCTGATCGTTGGAAACCGAAGCGAACGATGATTTGGTGTGATTTCTTGAGTGCAGTCTCCATTTTTGTGGTCTTGCTTGCACTTTGGTTTGGGAGCTGGAAGGCGATATTCTTTGCAACACTGGTTTCTTCCATTCTTTCTCAGTTTTCGCAGCCTTCGGGGATGAAGCTGTTCAAGCTCCATGTAAATGAAGAGATGATTCAGATGGGGATGTCGATCTACCAAACCATTTTTGCTTTGTTTATGATTCTTGGTCCTGTTCTTGGAACGTTTGTATATCAACATTATGGAATTCGCGCAGCCATTGCAATTATGGGAGTTGCCTTTCTATTATCAGCTGGCATCCTTTTTAGGCTTCCTCCCGACTATGAATTGGAGGAAGATACTGCTGATACAAGTATCATTCAAGAAATGAAGGCTGGGTTTAGCTATGTATTGCATAGCCGCTCCCTCGTTTTGCTTGGCGGATGTTTTGCTGCAGCAGGCTTTGGAATCGGTCTTACACAGCCACTGGGTGTTTTTCTAGTTACCGAACAGCTGGGGTTGCCGAAGGAGTACCTGCAATGGCTGATGGCGGCATTTGGTATTGGAATGATTTTAGGCGGAGCCCTGACTGTTGGAGTGTCTAAAAAAGCACCGCCGCAAATATTGCTGGCTCTTGGAATGACGGTCAGCGCGATTGGCTTTTTTGTATTAGGCTTTTCTGAGCTATTCTGGCTGACGTTAGTCGCGCAATTTTTCAGCGGGCTGTTTATGCCGTGTATTCAAATTGGGATCAACACCATGATTCTAAAAAACACAGAGGCAGCCTTTATTGGCCGCGTTAATGGAATACTTAATCCATTGTTTATGGGAACAATGGTCATCACGATGACAGCAAGCGGCTGGCTAAAGCAGACTTTTTCATTGCTAACGATATATGAAGCTTCAGCATTCCTGTTTATAATCGGTGCAATCTTCCTTGCACCGCTATTTAAAGGAGGAAATGAAGCTGTTTTGAAAAAGAGTGAAGAAGTTTAAAGATAATAATGAAGGAGCTTGGATATCCAGGCTCCTTCATTTCTGTTATTTTGGCGAATGGTGTCAGGCACCATTTTAAATGCAAGCAGTATTAAAATAGGTAATATTACTAATGCTTTGTGTTAAAATGATTTTGTAGAGAATGGAGGGTACATGCAAGATGTCTTTCTATAGAGCTGTTGTTTTTATACATATTTTCTCTGCCATTATTGGGATGGGGCCAGGGTTTATTTTAACCACTGTTGTTAAATCGGGGAATACGATGGCGGAATTAAGACATTCCTATAAAATTAGGAATAAGCTGCATATTTTTGTTATGGTTGGCGGCTTGCTTTTACTGATTACCGGCTTGACCATGGGTTTCCTGAATACTGCCTTGTTTCATATGGGTTGGTATGTCACAAGTCTTTTCCTCTTTCTGACAGCGCTTGCGATTGGGCCGCTTGTTTTATCGCCAGCATCGAAGCCTGTTAAAGCTCTGCTGGACACCCATAAAGGAGAAGAGATTCCTCAGGAATATTACCGGCTTTCAAGAATCCTTTTCCGCTGTGAAAACTTTGAAAATTTAATCTTTATCATTATTATTACACTCATGATTTTAAAACCTTTTTAAGAAGGCATGGTCAGATCAAATTGGCCATGCTTTTTATTTTATAGGGAGAAATAGTTTTTTTGTGGTGAAAAATAACAAA
Above is a genomic segment from Neobacillus endophyticus containing:
- a CDS encoding DUF2642 domain-containing protein, which produces MSPFVDLIGKNIEIELSGGNIYRGILIDSGLDILVLYAGKIRSFLYLPLIHIQKLREVQFEEDEFYEPPVEKPLENDSHAISFRNILTNAKGRFLEVYVTGNQTIHGYLTSIMNDYFVFYSPIYKTLFISMEHVKWLAPYPEDATPYSLSTEKLSAHPISIPLARSFTEQCQKITGQLIVIDGGDKSEKIGLLQKVQNNMIVLITAEREPIHRNITHIKTIHLP
- a CDS encoding divergent PAP2 family protein, encoding MFLSFPILAALLAMLIAQFVKIPIHFLTTRELKWNLMFSTGGMPSSHTATIISLTTAIGLTSGVFSDDFAICIVVSAIVMHDATGVRRHAGYHAEVLNKLIINFNNLVETLKDPNVKKTESRAKLKELLGHQPTEVFFGAITGIIVGYLTYLFYPF
- a CDS encoding SGNH/GDSL hydrolase family protein, which gives rise to MKFIRNLFICLLIIGLGISLWLYYPKFEMEQMKKHAAEVSHDASNVSYLNYFRNAKKKKIIHLAIGDSVIHGVGASQHDNLVSQFSNKLAEQIHKKIQFQNEGINGITSSELKALVQSGRFDAEIKKADIVTINVGGNDVLRMAKRQSFQNVFQTFNQLQSTFSKNLSYITSRIKELNPNATIVFLELYNPLSPDNHVYQLADQLLPKWNLKIYEVADQFPLSIVVETTKVINGEKRQNLSPDGVHPNSAGYTAISEQMIYQFKHQYRKQSV
- a CDS encoding MOSC domain-containing protein, encoding MSILLEKVFVGLPKRVGEKDADHPMDREWTSAIFKEPIQGPVWVSKTGLNGDGVEDTEHHGGPEKAVFAYSIGHYTYWHKEHGFSQITQGGMGENFLMEQIWEDTVAIGDTYQIGDAIVQVSQPRQPCWKPARRFKIKTLAILLQNTGRTGWYFRVLKEGFVEEGQTFSLIDRPYPQWTILKCNEVLHGGKQDFAAMRELADCVLLAPGLKETLEKRLAKREIPDISNRVFGPNE
- a CDS encoding DUF6609 family protein: MSNFLTKLGYEKNAKLLFLNKRTCGIWLIWVSLVILLSTIFGGEQKIHQGIFYVGYFAGLFITVGNKALIRKFSYGSPSKFQKKMSIFSIIFMFVLLVLIGGPYFGVHNYRMIWLGAFLAIGLHFFPFAVVHGKSMIALGMLASINALIGILNSSIPFYVIAYIDVILKAIFGFILLFSKNPLQTTSRIQM
- a CDS encoding DUF4003 family protein encodes the protein MQKRTLKESLSIYQDIYSQLYSVLKWKADKRFLMLIAAMYATNSKDFSLKAYLDIADYIKENAGFFSSLKSAQRFTTAATLDTSTSDAKEGFHRFMMIYEKLIEKGFGRSVYTYISAGSLINVSSEQINYMVQRTFDIYRQMRKNHFFLTGSDDYPLAAILAQQESDPEQIIIRVEEHYKALQQKGFSIGNNLQFLSHILALDRFNNPEEKAEKCLQIRNLLKEAKLKANSSYYPYIGMLSFLKDIERNIESLRVINDDLNADKNFKWNKDVNFMISVVLLMNPLNSMNEAAKTGLNTSIEALIQAQQAAMTASMAAAAASNSSSTS
- a CDS encoding arsenic transporter, with protein sequence MFFQPMVWVTILSFVVTLILILWRPRGINEAIPATVGAIFVLLSGSVSLKDLGVITETISGAAITIIATIVMAIVLESFGFFHWAAEKLAAKAKGSGIRLFWYVNLLCFLMTLFFNNDGSILITTPILVMLLNNMGLKNHQKIPYLLSGGLIATASSAPIGVSNIVNLIALKIVHMSLYMHTAMMFVPATLGLLFLVGLLFLRFYKVLPKTVPANVSGLTLPTYHPLKKEPLYVSDHQRSRFMRNVLLFVFAVRISLFVASFLAIPVSLMAVIGSLVLLAWRWWYLKIPPTDMLKKTPWYILVFAFSMYVIIYGLNNIGLTDWLIGFMRPLVSGSLHHASIMMGVLLSVLSNIFNNHPALMVGTLTLTHMGLDPVTLKVAYLANVIGSDMGSLLLPMGTLATLMWMHIIRKGKVRITWFEYLKITIIVIPPTVLFTLVILSHWVTWLFGGVLH
- a CDS encoding DUF2269 family protein; the protein is MSFYRAVVFIHIFSAIIGMGPGFILTTVVKSGNTMAELRHSYKIRNKLHIFVMVGGLLLLITGLTMGFLNTALFHMGWYVTSLFLFLTALAIGPLVLSPASKPVKALLDTHKGEEIPQEYYRLSRILFRCENFENLIFIIIITLMILKPF
- a CDS encoding MFS transporter, whose product is MEKTNSEMTMGALLRNRVVQTILLSTLFLQIGIWVRNYSILLFVVEKTKENPVAVSLISVAEFAPIFLFSFIGGTFADRWKPKRTMIWCDFLSAVSIFVVLLALWFGSWKAIFFATLVSSILSQFSQPSGMKLFKLHVNEEMIQMGMSIYQTIFALFMILGPVLGTFVYQHYGIRAAIAIMGVAFLLSAGILFRLPPDYELEEDTADTSIIQEMKAGFSYVLHSRSLVLLGGCFAAAGFGIGLTQPLGVFLVTEQLGLPKEYLQWLMAAFGIGMILGGALTVGVSKKAPPQILLALGMTVSAIGFFVLGFSELFWLTLVAQFFSGLFMPCIQIGINTMILKNTEAAFIGRVNGILNPLFMGTMVITMTASGWLKQTFSLLTIYEASAFLFIIGAIFLAPLFKGGNEAVLKKSEEV